The Psychrobacter arenosus region TGACAGTTGAGCGGCATGGCACTGCTTAATGACACTAGCGTTAATCAACGGATAATGTACCCCGACTTGGCGACAGCTCAAACGCTGCGCCGTATGGCTAAGCTCTGCCATTTCATGTGGCGTTTCACACAATAATCCGCGTGGTAGCTTAGATAATATGGGGTGATGATGCAGTAGATTCAATAGTGTGGTATCAAAGCTGGTGAGTACGATGGGCAGGTTAGCAATGCCTTTCTCGATGAGACTGTCTTCTAACGCTCTGATAAGCATCGTATAAGAGGTGCGCTCATGGGTCTTAATCTCTAGTTCGATATGCGCAAAATCCATCATAGCCTGATAGAGGGTCAAAGAGGGTTGTGCCGGCAGAGCTAACGGATAAGTTAATAAATCATTGAGCGCTAAAATAGGCTCATTAAAGAGGCGAATACGGCGAATTTCAGCCAAGGTCAATTGATCAAGACGGGCTTGACGTTGGCCTAAGCGCACAAGAGTGTCATCATGAAAAATTAGTAATTGGCCATCGGCGCTAAGCTGCACATCAAACTCAATGCCTGCCAGTCCACGACGTTGTAAAGTACAAGCGTAAATAAGAGCCGCTGGCATGTTTTCTACTGATTCCGCACGACTGCCCCGATGGCCCAATAGCAAGGGCGAAGTCGAGTCTAATAATGCCTTACTGGTGCTGCTACGCGTTAAGGCGACGGAAGCCTTTGACTCGGTAATGGGTGATTTAGTGCCATTACTGCTCAGAGATTTTTGTGTTGAGGCTGCGAGGTCATTCACAATCGCCATGAGGGTTTCCTTTCTATTTATGAGGAGTAGCTGAGGAGAATAGTAGCTGTTAAAGACAGGAACTGCTTTATTCAGTAGGAGCAACAGCGGCGATTAATCAGGGACCATCACGCTGTTAAGCTTCATCAGTCGTTTTATTATAAAGGATAAGTTATTTAGGCAAAGTTATGCATTGCAGTAACTTATGCGTTAAAGTGACCTATTTATTAAATTCATCTATCTGTTAAATTATAAAGATAGCGTTACCAATATTTTTTAATTAATAATACAGCAGTCGTGTAAAGTAATCGTGAGGTTGTTGACGTAAATCAACATAAGTTAATAATGAAGATAGCTGGGAAAACTCGTATAATAGCGAGATTTTGTGACAGTAGCATAATGGCTTATAGGGGCATTGTGCTGAATTGGTATAGTGGTCGACGTCATTAGCATTGTTGACATTGTTAAAATAGCCCTACGCCAAAGCTACTGCTCATCACCCTATGATTAAGACCAATACCGTTACGGTAAACATCTATTGCAACCTAGCAATACCGTTAATTTTTCTATGAGGTCATTATGAAGTTTCAAAAGTACAAACTGCAAAGCTGGCTAACCTTACTCAGCGTTGGCTTGGTTGGCACGCTAGCCCTTTCAGGATGTGACCGTAAAGATAAGGCTGAAACCGAAGTCGCGCAAACAGAAACCGAGACTGAAGTAGTGAGCGTTCCTGCTGCCGACTGTGACGATCCGATGGTACAGGACCGCTTAAAGGTGGCCTTAAAGACGGCCTTAAACCAGAAGTCAAAAAGTTTTGCTAGTGCTTATGCCAACCAAGCTCAGATTGGGGTGGACGCCAGCGAGCTTAGTGGTCAGCTGAGCAATGTACTGATTGATATTCAAAACCCCACTGTGTTGCAAGCGACCAATAGCAATGGTATGACCACTTGTCAAGCTAGCGTGAGCATGACTTTACCGAGTCAAGATCTGTATCAGGCGAATCAAGTCTATGCAGCGGCGGGCCGACCAAGCTTGCAAGAGCGCCTAGATGGGCAAAATATTAGCTTGAATAATAATATGTTGGCTGATGACGCCTTTAGCTATGTGGTAGGTCAACAAGGCGGGCAGGTAAGAACCAGTCTCGTGGGCGAGCCCGCAATTATCGAATTGGTTGCTGATGTTATGGCCGGCTCTTTGGTGCAAAACGCGCTAGCGACTCGTCGCAGTGAAGCCGCAGCTGAGGAAACGCGTCGTCAACAAGAGCGCCGTGCAGCTCAGCAAGAGCGTCGCCGTGAGCAAGCAGAAACTCAGATTCGTCAGCCGACCATCACACAACCTGCTGCACCAGCTGCGCCGTCAAGACCAGCGCCTACAGTGAGCAATCCTACGCCATCGGCAACGCCAAAACCTACTGAGTCAGTACCGGCGGCTCCAGCTGCTCCCGTACAAGATACGAAGAAGTTGACGCCACCGACGGACAAAACTATTGATATGGTCATCGTTGAAGAAGACGGCACTTATTAATAAGGACTAAGACTGGCGAGATAATCCCCAGTCTAATGTGGTCATTGGTTAATAATATAAAAGAGGGTAGCGTATAGATGTTACCCTCTTTTTTTATATATAGCCTATAGTGGTTTTTATGGCGACTGGCTATCTTCAGCAAAATTTTCAGTGATTTTTAGTGGCTTAAGCTGCTGCAATAACAGTCCGACTAGAAGTCTTGTAAAATTTTAGCATCCCATAAGACTTCTTGCCGCTGAGCCGGTGCACAGCAAAAACGTGAGGCGACAAATAACCAATCGGATAAGCGATTGATAAATGCCAGTGCAGTGGCGCGAATCGCTTCAGGATTGCTTTGTCGTAAAGCAACGCCATGGCGCTCGGCACGGCGGCAGACACAACGAGCAATATGCAGTTGGCTGACCAGTACTGAGCCTGTAGGTAAGATAAAGTCTTTTAGCGGCGGCAAATGGGTATTCATAGCATCGATTTGCTGCTCAAGCCAAGCCGTATGCGTCTCGCTAATGCCTGGATATTCTGGCATCGCCAGCTCACCGCCTAGATTGAATAAGAGATGCTGAATGATTTGTAAGACCTCGCCGAAGTCTGGCTGATTCAGTTGCGCCATATGCGCCGCTAACTCGCTGTTTTCTGCAGCGTTGTTATCTACAGTGCTAAGACCCAACTGGTAATAAGATTTCACTAGCCCTAGGTTGGAGTTTAACTCATCCACATCACCCATAACTTCAAATAGTAAATCCGCCTTACTCACGCGGCTGCCATCGGCCATACCTGTGCTGCCATCATCGCCGGTCTTAGTATAAATTTTGCTTAAACGGTTGCCCATAAAAAATCCATGTGGTTATTGGTATTAAAAATTTCTTAGCAGAAAAATAATAGCTGTAGAGGGGGTAAAAGATTAAGGTTTGTCTAAAAGAATAGGAAAGAATAGGGTTGATTATAAGGGGGCAGCCTTAGCAATACCATGCTCGTCTGTGCTCTTATGTAGGCTTGACGGCAAATTCATGAGGAATCTCTCGGCATGCATGGCATTTTTGGGGCAATTTCGCTAAGATAGCGAGGCTCTAAATCAGTAATCCAATTTATTTTTAATAAGGCTATCTTCCTATGTCCGTAGTGCTGACCGACGCGATGTCCAACTTGAGCATTTATGACTCAATGACTGCTCAAAAACAGACCTTTAAGCCGATCACGGCAGGTAAAATTGGGATGTATGTGTGTGGGATGACCGTCTATGATTACTGTCACATAGGGCATGCACGGGTTATGGTCTCGTTTGATGTGGTTACCCGGTGGTTACGTCAGCTTGGCTATGAGGTCAATTATGTGCGTAATATTACTGATATTGATGACAAGATTATTACTCGTGCCGCGCAAAATGGCGAAGAGATTGGGGCGCTAACGCAACGATTTATCGATGCCATGCACGAGGACGAGACCGCGCTAGGCTGTGCGGCTCCGGATGCAGAACCGCGTGCGACCGACTATATTGATAACATGCAAAGCATGATTCAGACCTTAGTCGATACCGATTATGCTTACCCTGCCGACAATGGCGATGTCTACTATGCTGTGGAGAAGTTCGATGGCTACGGCAAGCTGTCTGGGCGTAAACTTGCCGATATGCAGGCAGGCTCTCGTGTAGAGGTCGAGTCGCAAAAGCACAATCCTTTTGACTTCGTGTTGTGGAAAGCGGCCAAACCTGGTGAGCCGCAGTGGGCATCTCCTTGGGGTCAAGGCCGTCCCGGTTGGCACATTGAATGCTCGGCTATGTCGACAGAATGCTTAGGGAATACCTTTGATATTCATGGTGGTGGCCACGATTTACAGTTTCCACATCATGAAAACGAGATTGCGCAATCTGAAGCAAGTACAGGCTGTGAATACGCGCGCCATTGGATGCACGTGGGCTTTATCAATGTCGATGGCGAAAAGATGTCTAAGTCTTTGGACAACTTCTTTACTATTCGCGATGT contains the following coding sequences:
- a CDS encoding glycerophosphodiester phosphodiesterase encodes the protein MAIVNDLAASTQKSLSSNGTKSPITESKASVALTRSSTSKALLDSTSPLLLGHRGSRAESVENMPAALIYACTLQRRGLAGIEFDVQLSADGQLLIFHDDTLVRLGQRQARLDQLTLAEIRRIRLFNEPILALNDLLTYPLALPAQPSLTLYQAMMDFAHIELEIKTHERTSYTMLIRALEDSLIEKGIANLPIVLTSFDTTLLNLLHHHPILSKLPRGLLCETPHEMAELSHTAQRLSCRQVGVHYPLINASVIKQCHAAQLSISAWTVNERVDAANLSGLGVDVLITDYPAAFLKFM
- a CDS encoding cob(I)yrinic acid a,c-diamide adenosyltransferase; its protein translation is MGNRLSKIYTKTGDDGSTGMADGSRVSKADLLFEVMGDVDELNSNLGLVKSYYQLGLSTVDNNAAENSELAAHMAQLNQPDFGEVLQIIQHLLFNLGGELAMPEYPGISETHTAWLEQQIDAMNTHLPPLKDFILPTGSVLVSQLHIARCVCRRAERHGVALRQSNPEAIRATALAFINRLSDWLFVASRFCCAPAQRQEVLWDAKILQDF
- the cysS gene encoding cysteine--tRNA ligase, which encodes MSVVLTDAMSNLSIYDSMTAQKQTFKPITAGKIGMYVCGMTVYDYCHIGHARVMVSFDVVTRWLRQLGYEVNYVRNITDIDDKIITRAAQNGEEIGALTQRFIDAMHEDETALGCAAPDAEPRATDYIDNMQSMIQTLVDTDYAYPADNGDVYYAVEKFDGYGKLSGRKLADMQAGSRVEVESQKHNPFDFVLWKAAKPGEPQWASPWGQGRPGWHIECSAMSTECLGNTFDIHGGGHDLQFPHHENEIAQSEASTGCEYARHWMHVGFINVDGEKMSKSLDNFFTIRDVIARYHAETVRFFLLSGHYRSQVNFSDSALDEAHSSLSRLYHAIKAAEQGSESLVVTDEVITKAYASEAGIAFTAAMNDDFNSAQAVSVLFGLARDVNKAVKAEDMVTAREQALILKALAQVLNVLQLPPQSFLQAVIGEGTEAGLTDADIEGLIVERAESKANKNFARADEIREQLKDAGIELEDSRAGTTWRRA